A portion of the Heliangelus exortis chromosome 28, bHelExo1.hap1, whole genome shotgun sequence genome contains these proteins:
- the RPS15 gene encoding small ribosomal subunit protein uS19 → MAEVEQKKKRTFRKFTYRGVDLDQLLDMSYEQLMQLYSARQRRRLNRGLRRKQHSLLKRLRKAKKEAPPMEKPEVVKTHLRDMIILPEMVGSMVGVYNGKTFNQVEIKPEMIGHYLGEFSITYKPVKHGRPGIGATHSSRFIPLK, encoded by the exons ATG GCGGAGGTGGAGCAGAAGAAGAAGCGAACGTTCCGCAAGTTCACCTACAGAGGGGTGGACCTGGACCAGCTCCTCGACATGTCCTA TGAGCAGCTGATGCAGCTGTACAGCGCCCGGCAGCGGCGGAGGCTGAACCGGGGGCTGCGCCGCAAGCAGCACTCGCTGCTGAAACGGCTGCGGAAAGCCAAGAAGGAGGCACCGCCCATGGAGAAACCCGAGGTGGTGAAAACCCACCTGAGGGACATGATCATCCTCCCCGAGATGGTGGGCAGCATGGTGGGCGTCTACAACGGCAAAACCTTCAACCAGGTGGAGATCAAG ccCGAGATGATTGGGCACTACCTGGGGGAGTTCTCCATCACCTACAAACCCGTGAAGCACGGCAGGCCCGGGATCGGGGCCACCCACTCCTCCCGCTTCATCCCCCTCAAGTAA